The following proteins are co-located in the Citrobacter freundii ATCC 8090 = MTCC 1658 = NBRC 12681 genome:
- the gudD gene encoding glucarate dehydratase, giving the protein MSAQFSTPLVTSMQVIPVAGHDSMLMNLSGAHAPFFTRNIVIIKDNSGHTGVGEIPGGEKIRKTLEDAIPLVVGKTLGEYKNVLNAVRNTFADRDAGGRGLQTFDLRTTIHVVTGIEAAMLDLLGQHLGVNVASLLGDGQQRSEVEMLGYLFFVGNRKATPLPYQSQPDEKCDWYRLRHEEAMTPDAVVRLAEAAYEKYGFNDFKLKGGVLAGVEEAESIVALAKRFPQARVTLDPNGAWSLNEAIKIGKYLKGSLAYAEDPCGAEQGFSGREVMAEFRRATGLPTATNMIATDWRQMGHTLSLQSVDIPLADPHFWTMQGSVRVAQMCHEFGLTWGSHSNNHFDISLAMFTHVAAAAPGKITAIDTHWIWQEGNQRLTKEPFEIKGGMVQVPAKPGLGVELDMDQVMKAHELYQQHGLGARDDAMGMQYLIPNWTFDNKRPCMVR; this is encoded by the coding sequence ATGAGCGCACAATTTTCTACCCCATTGGTTACCTCTATGCAGGTTATTCCGGTTGCGGGTCATGACAGTATGCTGATGAACCTGAGCGGCGCACATGCTCCATTCTTCACGCGCAATATTGTGATTATTAAAGATAACTCCGGTCATACCGGCGTGGGTGAAATTCCCGGCGGAGAAAAAATCCGCAAAACGCTGGAAGATGCGATCCCGCTGGTGGTAGGCAAAACGTTAGGTGAATACAAAAACGTGCTGAATGCGGTACGCAATACTTTTGCCGATCGTGATGCGGGCGGTCGCGGTTTGCAGACCTTTGATTTACGTACCACTATTCATGTGGTTACTGGGATCGAAGCGGCCATGTTGGATCTGTTAGGTCAGCATCTGGGCGTAAACGTCGCCTCTCTGCTGGGGGATGGACAGCAGCGTAGCGAAGTTGAAATGTTGGGTTATCTGTTCTTTGTCGGTAACCGTAAGGCAACGCCGCTGCCGTACCAGAGTCAGCCGGATGAGAAGTGCGACTGGTATCGTCTGCGTCATGAAGAGGCGATGACCCCGGATGCGGTAGTGCGCCTGGCGGAAGCTGCGTATGAGAAGTATGGTTTCAACGACTTTAAACTGAAAGGCGGCGTGCTGGCAGGTGTTGAGGAAGCGGAATCTATCGTTGCGCTGGCGAAGCGTTTCCCGCAGGCCCGCGTCACGCTGGATCCGAACGGCGCGTGGTCGCTAAATGAAGCGATTAAGATCGGCAAATATCTGAAGGGTTCTCTGGCCTATGCGGAAGATCCGTGTGGCGCCGAGCAGGGCTTCTCTGGTCGTGAAGTGATGGCGGAATTCCGCCGCGCTACCGGTCTGCCGACCGCCACCAACATGATCGCCACCGACTGGCGTCAGATGGGGCATACGCTGTCGCTGCAGTCCGTGGATATCCCACTGGCGGACCCGCACTTCTGGACCATGCAGGGTTCTGTCCGCGTGGCGCAAATGTGCCATGAGTTTGGGTTGACCTGGGGATCGCACTCCAACAACCACTTTGATATTTCGCTGGCGATGTTTACGCATGTCGCGGCAGCGGCTCCGGGCAAAATTACCGCGATCGACACCCACTGGATCTGGCAGGAAGGCAATCAACGCCTGACCAAAGAGCCATTTGAAATCAAAGGCGGCATGGTGCAGGTTCCGGCAAAACCGGGTCTGGGCGTGGAGCTGGATATGGATCAGGTCATGAAAGCGCATGAGCTGTACCAGCAACATGGACTGGGGGCGCGTGATGATGCGATGGGAATGCAGTATCTGATCCCGAACTGGACGTTTGATAATAAGCGTCCGTGCATGGTACGCTAA
- the relA gene encoding GTP diphosphokinase, with translation MVAVRSAHLNKAGEFDPKKWIASLGISSQQSCERLAETWAYCLQQTQGHPDADLLLWRGVEMVEILSMLSMDIDTLRAAMLFPLADANVVSEDILRESVGKSIVHLIHGVRDMAAIRQLKATHTDSVSSEQVDNVRRMLLAMVDDFRCVVIKLAERIAHLREVKDAPEDERVLAAKECTNIYAPLANRLGIGQLKWELEDYCFRYLHPAEYKRIAKLLHERRIDREHYIDEFVGHLRSEMKTEGVKAEVYGRPKHIYSIWRKMQKKQLAFDELFDVRAVRIVAERLQDCYAALGIVHTHYRHLPDEFDDYVANPKPNGYQSIHTVVLGPGGKTIEIQIRTKQMHEDAELGVAAHWKYKEGTASGAARSGHEDRIAWLRKLIAWQEEMADSGEMLDEVRSQVFDDRVYVFTPKGDVVDLPAGSTPLDFAYHIHSDVGHRCIGAKIGGRIVPFTYQLQMGDQIEIITQKQPNPSRDWLNPNLGYVTTSRGRSKIHAWFRKQDRDKNILAGRQILDDELAHLGISLKEAEKHLLPRYSFNELDELLAAIGGGDIRLNQMVNFLQAQFNKPSAAEQDAAALKQLQQKTHAPQSRRKDDGRVVVEGVGNLMHHIARCCQPIPGDEIVGFITQGRGISVHRADCEQLTELRSHAPERIVDAVWGESYSAGYSLVVRVQANDRSGLLRDITTILANEKVNVLGVASRSDTKQQLATIDMTIEIYNLQVLGRVLGKLNQVPDVIDARRLHGN, from the coding sequence ATGGTTGCGGTAAGAAGTGCACATTTAAATAAAGCTGGTGAGTTTGATCCCAAGAAATGGATCGCGAGTCTGGGGATCTCCAGCCAGCAGTCGTGTGAACGCTTAGCCGAAACCTGGGCGTACTGCCTCCAGCAGACACAGGGGCATCCGGATGCGGATCTGCTGCTGTGGCGTGGCGTGGAGATGGTAGAAATTCTCTCCATGTTGAGCATGGATATCGACACGCTGCGTGCAGCAATGCTGTTCCCTCTGGCTGATGCCAACGTGGTAAGTGAAGACATCCTGCGCGAGAGCGTGGGCAAATCCATTGTTCATCTTATCCACGGCGTGCGTGATATGGCGGCGATACGCCAGCTTAAAGCCACGCATACCGATTCAGTTTCTTCCGAGCAGGTCGATAACGTCCGCCGCATGCTGCTGGCAATGGTAGATGACTTCCGCTGTGTGGTCATCAAGCTGGCAGAGCGGATTGCCCATCTGCGTGAAGTGAAAGACGCGCCGGAAGATGAACGCGTTCTGGCGGCAAAAGAGTGCACCAATATCTATGCACCGCTGGCCAACCGTTTGGGAATCGGGCAATTAAAATGGGAGCTGGAAGATTACTGCTTCCGTTATCTGCACCCGGCTGAATACAAACGCATTGCCAAGCTGCTGCATGAACGTCGTATCGACAGGGAGCATTACATTGATGAGTTCGTTGGTCATTTGCGCTCAGAGATGAAAACGGAAGGCGTCAAAGCTGAAGTGTACGGGCGTCCGAAGCATATCTACAGCATCTGGCGCAAAATGCAGAAAAAGCAGTTGGCCTTCGATGAACTGTTCGATGTGCGCGCAGTGCGTATCGTGGCAGAGCGTTTACAGGACTGCTATGCCGCGCTCGGGATAGTACATACTCACTATCGCCATCTGCCGGATGAGTTTGATGACTACGTCGCGAACCCGAAACCCAACGGCTACCAGTCAATCCATACGGTTGTGCTGGGGCCGGGTGGGAAAACTATTGAAATTCAGATCCGTACTAAACAGATGCACGAAGATGCCGAACTGGGCGTCGCGGCACACTGGAAGTACAAAGAGGGCACTGCTTCAGGCGCCGCGCGCTCTGGTCATGAAGATCGTATTGCATGGCTGCGTAAGCTGATCGCCTGGCAGGAAGAGATGGCAGATTCCGGTGAAATGCTGGATGAAGTTCGTAGCCAGGTCTTTGATGACCGCGTGTACGTCTTTACACCGAAAGGCGACGTTGTGGATCTGCCAGCAGGCTCCACGCCGCTCGATTTTGCTTACCACATTCATAGTGATGTGGGGCATCGTTGCATTGGCGCGAAAATTGGTGGACGCATCGTACCGTTTACCTACCAACTACAGATGGGCGATCAAATTGAAATTATCACCCAGAAACAGCCAAACCCAAGCCGCGACTGGTTGAACCCTAACCTTGGCTATGTAACCACCAGTCGTGGGCGTTCGAAGATCCACGCCTGGTTCCGTAAACAGGACCGTGATAAGAACATTCTTGCAGGTCGCCAGATCCTCGACGATGAACTGGCGCATTTAGGCATCAGCCTGAAAGAAGCGGAAAAACATCTGCTGCCGCGCTACAGTTTCAATGAGCTGGATGAACTGTTGGCGGCGATTGGCGGAGGAGACATCCGCCTCAACCAGATGGTGAATTTCCTGCAGGCGCAGTTTAATAAGCCAAGCGCTGCCGAACAGGATGCCGCCGCGCTGAAACAGCTTCAGCAGAAAACGCACGCACCGCAAAGTCGCCGTAAAGACGACGGTCGTGTCGTGGTGGAAGGGGTAGGTAACCTGATGCACCACATCGCTCGCTGCTGCCAGCCGATTCCAGGCGATGAGATTGTCGGGTTTATTACCCAGGGACGCGGTATTTCCGTGCACCGGGCGGATTGTGAACAGCTGACTGAGCTGCGTTCCCATGCGCCGGAACGTATTGTTGATGCGGTCTGGGGCGAAAGTTACTCTGCAGGGTATTCGCTGGTGGTTCGCGTCCAGGCCAACGATCGCAGTGGCTTGTTACGTGATATCACCACGATTCTCGCCAACGAGAAGGTAAACGTGCTGGGAGTTGCCAGCCGGAGTGATACCAAACAACAGCTTGCCACCATTGATATGACCATCGAAATCTACAACCTGCAGGTGCTCGGGCGCGTGCTCGGCAAGCTGAACCAGGTACCGGATGTGATCGACGCACGTCGTCTGCACGGTAATTAA
- the barA gene encoding two-component sensor histidine kinase BarA — MTNYSLRARMMILILAPTVLIGLLLSIFFVVHRYNDLQRQLEDAGASIIEPLAVSSEYGMNLQNRESIGQLISVLHRRHSDIVRAISVYDENNRLFVTSNFHLDPSEMQLATGSPFPRKLSVTRHGDIMILRTPIISESYSPDESAVSDAKNTKNMLGYVALELDLKSVRLQQYKEIFISSVMMLFCIGIALIFGWRLMRDVTGPIRNMVNTVDRIRRGQLDSRVEGFMLGELDMLKNGINSMAMSLAAYHEEMQHNIDQATSDLRETLEQMEIQNVELDLAKKRAQEAARIKSEFLANMSHELRTPLNGVIGFTRLTLKTELNTTQRDHLNTIERSANNLLAIINDVLDFSKLEAGKLILESIPFPLRSTLDDVVTLLAHSSHDKGLELTLNIKNDVPDNVIGDPLRLQQVITNLVGNAIKFTEGGNIDILVEKRALSNTKVQIEVQIRDTGIGIPERDQSRLFQAFRQADASISRRHGGTGLGLVITQKLVNEMGGDISFHSQPNRGSTFWFHISLDLNPNVLVDRSTTLCLAGKRLAYVEPNATAAQCTLDILSETPLEVIYSPSFSGLPKDHYDILLLGIPVTLREPLTMQHERLANAAAMTDFLLLALPCHAQINAEKLKQGGAAACLLKPLTSTRLLPALTEYCQVNHSADPLLLDDSKIAMTVMAVDDNPANLKLIGALLEDKVQHVVLCDSGHQAVDRARQMQFDLILMDIQMPDMDGIRACELIHQLPHQQQTPVIAVTAHAMAGQKEKLLSAGMNDYLAKPIEEDKLHNLLLRYKPGASTALRAIAVEPVEPVVNPNTTLDWQLALRQAAGKNDLARDMLQMLLDFLPEVRNKIEEQLVGENPEGLVDMIHKLHGSCGYSGVPRMKNLCQLIEQQLRSGTKEEELEPEFLELLDEMDNVAREAKKLLG; from the coding sequence ATGACCAACTACAGCCTGCGCGCACGCATGATGATTCTGATCCTGGCCCCGACCGTCCTGATAGGTTTGTTGCTCAGTATCTTTTTTGTTGTGCATCGCTATAACGACTTGCAGCGTCAACTGGAAGATGCTGGTGCCAGCATCATAGAACCACTCGCGGTCTCCAGCGAATATGGCATGAACCTGCAAAACAGGGAATCTATCGGCCAGCTTATCAGCGTGCTGCATCGTCGCCATTCCGATATCGTGCGGGCAATTTCTGTTTATGACGAAAATAACCGACTGTTCGTCACCTCTAATTTTCATCTCGATCCGTCTGAAATGCAGTTGGCGACAGGTTCACCGTTTCCCCGTAAGCTGAGCGTCACCCGGCACGGGGATATCATGATCCTGCGTACCCCGATTATATCGGAAAGCTATTCACCAGATGAATCCGCCGTAAGCGATGCGAAAAACACCAAAAATATGCTGGGGTATGTGGCGCTTGAGCTGGATCTTAAGTCCGTGCGATTGCAGCAGTACAAAGAGATCTTTATCTCCAGTGTAATGATGCTGTTTTGTATTGGTATTGCGTTAATTTTTGGCTGGCGTCTGATGCGAGACGTAACCGGCCCGATTCGCAATATGGTGAATACCGTTGACCGAATTCGTAGAGGACAGCTCGACAGCCGCGTGGAAGGTTTCATGCTGGGCGAGCTGGATATGCTCAAAAATGGTATCAACTCGATGGCGATGTCACTTGCGGCTTACCATGAAGAGATGCAGCACAACATCGATCAGGCCACCTCTGACCTGCGTGAAACGCTGGAGCAGATGGAAATCCAGAACGTCGAACTGGATCTGGCGAAGAAACGCGCCCAGGAAGCGGCGCGTATTAAGTCTGAGTTTCTGGCTAACATGTCGCACGAACTGCGAACACCGCTGAATGGCGTGATTGGCTTCACCCGTCTTACGCTAAAAACCGAGCTCAACACCACGCAGCGCGATCACCTGAATACCATTGAACGCTCGGCTAACAATCTGCTGGCTATCATCAATGATGTACTCGACTTCTCCAAACTTGAGGCGGGCAAGCTGATTCTGGAAAGCATTCCCTTCCCGCTGCGCAGCACGCTGGATGACGTCGTTACGCTGTTAGCGCATTCATCCCATGATAAAGGGCTTGAGCTGACGCTGAATATTAAGAATGACGTGCCGGACAACGTCATCGGCGATCCGCTGCGCTTACAGCAGGTAATCACTAATCTGGTTGGCAATGCCATCAAATTTACCGAAGGCGGCAATATCGACATTCTGGTCGAGAAGCGCGCCCTTAGTAACACGAAAGTGCAGATTGAAGTACAAATCCGCGATACCGGAATTGGTATTCCTGAGCGCGATCAGTCACGCTTGTTCCAGGCCTTCCGCCAGGCGGATGCCAGTATTTCCCGCCGCCACGGCGGTACCGGGCTGGGCCTGGTCATTACGCAAAAACTGGTCAACGAAATGGGCGGGGATATCTCCTTCCATAGTCAACCGAACCGGGGTTCCACGTTCTGGTTCCATATCAGCCTCGATCTTAACCCTAACGTTCTCGTTGACCGCTCAACCACGCTCTGCCTGGCCGGTAAACGACTGGCCTACGTCGAACCGAACGCCACTGCCGCACAGTGCACGTTAGATATCTTGAGCGAAACGCCGTTGGAGGTGATTTACAGCCCTTCATTCTCTGGGCTGCCGAAGGATCACTACGATATTCTGCTGCTCGGCATTCCGGTCACTTTACGCGAACCGCTCACCATGCAGCATGAGCGGCTGGCAAACGCTGCGGCGATGACCGACTTTTTGTTACTGGCCCTGCCTTGCCATGCGCAGATTAACGCCGAGAAGTTAAAACAGGGCGGCGCGGCGGCATGTCTGTTGAAACCTCTCACCTCAACTCGCTTACTGCCTGCGCTGACAGAGTATTGTCAGGTGAATCACAGCGCGGATCCGCTGCTGTTAGACGATAGCAAAATCGCGATGACCGTTATGGCGGTAGACGACAACCCGGCGAACCTCAAGCTGATTGGCGCACTGTTGGAAGATAAGGTGCAGCACGTCGTGCTCTGCGACAGTGGGCATCAAGCGGTGGATCGCGCCAGACAAATGCAATTTGATCTGATCCTGATGGATATTCAGATGCCAGACATGGACGGCATTCGCGCTTGTGAGCTAATCCACCAGCTTCCTCATCAACAGCAGACACCGGTCATTGCGGTCACCGCACACGCCATGGCCGGGCAGAAAGAGAAGCTGCTCAGCGCCGGGATGAACGATTACCTGGCGAAGCCTATCGAGGAAGATAAGCTGCATAATCTGCTGTTACGCTACAAACCCGGCGCAAGCACAGCGCTTAGGGCGATCGCCGTTGAACCCGTTGAGCCGGTCGTCAATCCGAATACCACACTCGACTGGCAGTTAGCATTAAGACAAGCCGCAGGTAAAAACGATTTGGCGCGGGATATGCTGCAAATGCTGCTCGATTTTCTGCCCGAAGTACGTAACAAAATTGAAGAACAGCTGGTCGGTGAAAACCCTGAAGGGCTGGTGGATATGATCCACAAGCTGCACGGCAGCTGCGGTTATAGCGGCGTTCCCCGCATGAAAAACCTGTGTCAGCTTATTGAGCAGCAATTACGTAGCGGGACCAAGGAAGAAGAGCTGGAGCCTGAGTTTTTAGAGCTTCTGGATGAAATGGACAACGTTGCGCGCGAAGCGAAGAAGTTGTTGGGGTAA
- the rlmD gene encoding 23S rRNA (uracil(1939)-C(5))-methyltransferase RlmD: MAQFYSAKRRVTTRQIITVTVNDLDPFGQGVARHNGKALFIPELLPQESAEVVITEDKKQFARAQVKRRLNNSPEREVPRCPHFGVCGGCQQQHASISLQQRSKSAALSRLMKCDVSDVIADTPWGYRRRARLSLNYRPKEQKLQMGFRKSGSSDIIDVKQCPVLVPQLEALLPHLRACLESLQGLRHLGHVELVQAGSGTLMILRHTAPLSAADKEKLECFSHSLGLSLFLAPQSEILESISEESPWYDSNGLRLTFSPRDFIQVNEGVNQQMVARALEWLDVQPEDRVLDLFCGMGNFTLPLATRAASVVGVEGVPALVGKGRENALNNGLHNVTFFHENLEEDVTRQPWAKNGFDKVLLDPARAGAAGVMQHIIKLEPIRVVYVSCNPATLARDSDALLNAGYAIRRLAMLDMFPHTGHLESMVLFERL, translated from the coding sequence ATGGCGCAATTCTACTCTGCAAAACGACGCGTGACGACGCGTCAGATCATAACCGTTACCGTCAATGACCTCGATCCTTTTGGTCAGGGCGTCGCTCGCCATAACGGAAAAGCGTTGTTTATACCGGAATTGCTACCCCAGGAAAGCGCCGAGGTGGTGATTACCGAAGATAAAAAACAGTTCGCCCGCGCGCAAGTAAAACGACGTTTGAACAACAGCCCTGAGCGTGAAGTGCCACGTTGCCCGCATTTTGGCGTATGCGGCGGTTGCCAGCAGCAGCATGCCAGCATCTCGTTACAGCAGCGTAGTAAAAGCGCGGCGTTGTCGCGTTTAATGAAATGTGACGTGTCGGATGTTATAGCTGATACGCCGTGGGGCTATCGTCGTCGTGCCCGATTGAGCCTGAACTATCGGCCAAAAGAACAAAAATTGCAGATGGGGTTTCGTAAATCAGGCTCCAGCGACATTATCGATGTCAAACAATGCCCTGTTTTGGTGCCCCAGCTTGAAGCGTTATTGCCCCATCTCAGGGCGTGTCTGGAAAGTCTTCAAGGGTTACGCCACCTTGGACATGTTGAACTGGTGCAGGCAGGGAGCGGAACCCTGATGATTTTGCGCCACACGGCGCCATTAAGTGCAGCGGATAAAGAAAAACTGGAATGCTTTTCGCATTCTCTGGGGCTGTCTTTGTTTCTGGCCCCGCAAAGCGAGATACTGGAATCAATATCAGAAGAATCGCCCTGGTATGACTCAAATGGACTACGGTTAACCTTCAGCCCGCGCGATTTTATTCAGGTTAACGAAGGGGTAAACCAACAAATGGTGGCCCGTGCGCTGGAATGGCTCGATGTGCAACCTGAAGATCGCGTACTCGATCTGTTCTGTGGAATGGGTAATTTTACCCTGCCGCTGGCAACTCGAGCAGCAAGCGTGGTTGGCGTGGAAGGTGTTCCGGCGCTGGTTGGAAAAGGTCGGGAGAATGCGCTGAATAACGGATTACACAATGTGACATTCTTTCATGAGAACCTTGAGGAAGATGTTACCCGGCAGCCGTGGGCGAAAAACGGATTCGACAAAGTTTTGCTCGATCCTGCGCGTGCGGGGGCTGCAGGTGTGATGCAACATATTATAAAATTAGAACCTATACGCGTTGTTTATGTATCCTGTAACCCGGCAACGCTGGCTCGTGACAGCGATGCTTTGCTCAATGCGGGATATGCCATCCGGCGGCTGGCGATGCTCGATATGTTCCCGCACACTGGACACCTGGAATCAATGGTCCTGTTTGAGCGTTTGTAA
- a CDS encoding glycerate kinase — protein sequence MKIVIAPDSYKESLSALEVATAIEQGFREIWPDADYVKIPVADGGEGTVEAMVAATQGHLVHVDVTGPLGNTIQAFYGLSGDERSAFIEMAAASGLEQVPAGLRDPLKTTSWGTGELIRHALDAGVEHIIIGIGGSATNDGGAGMVQALGAKLLDTQNNDIAHGGAGLESLARIDISQLDQRLAACRIEVACDVTNPLTGEEGASAVFGPQKGATPEMISRLDRALTHYAQLIVRDLDVNVLDLAGGGAAGGMGAALYAFCGAQLRCGIEIVTDALHLDACVADADLVVTGEGRIDSQTIHGKVPVGVAKVAKRYNKPVIGIAGSLTADVGVVHEHGLDAVFSVIYTICTLDEALKNASDNVRMTARNVAATLKAGQQLR from the coding sequence ATGAAAATAGTAATCGCACCGGATTCCTATAAGGAAAGTTTGAGTGCGCTTGAAGTGGCAACGGCTATTGAGCAGGGGTTTCGTGAGATCTGGCCTGATGCGGATTACGTGAAGATTCCGGTTGCAGATGGCGGTGAAGGAACGGTCGAAGCGATGGTTGCCGCAACGCAAGGTCACCTTGTGCATGTTGATGTTACCGGCCCTTTGGGCAACACAATTCAGGCATTTTATGGTTTATCCGGTGATGAGCGCTCGGCGTTTATCGAAATGGCGGCCGCCAGCGGACTGGAACAGGTTCCTGCGGGGTTACGCGATCCGCTGAAAACGACATCCTGGGGAACCGGGGAGTTAATCCGTCATGCGTTGGACGCTGGCGTTGAGCATATCATCATTGGAATTGGCGGAAGTGCCACCAATGATGGCGGTGCCGGGATGGTGCAAGCGCTGGGAGCAAAATTGCTGGATACGCAAAATAACGATATTGCCCATGGCGGGGCTGGCCTCGAATCGCTCGCTCGGATTGATATTTCTCAGTTAGACCAGCGACTTGCTGCGTGTCGTATTGAAGTGGCTTGCGACGTGACTAATCCGTTGACCGGTGAAGAGGGCGCTTCTGCGGTTTTTGGCCCGCAAAAAGGGGCGACGCCGGAGATGATTTCCCGCCTGGATCGGGCACTCACGCACTATGCGCAACTCATTGTCCGCGATCTGGACGTCAACGTGCTGGATCTGGCCGGCGGTGGCGCCGCTGGTGGTATGGGGGCGGCGCTATATGCGTTTTGCGGCGCACAGTTGCGCTGCGGTATTGAGATAGTAACGGATGCGTTGCACCTTGACGCCTGCGTTGCGGATGCGGATTTAGTGGTAACGGGTGAAGGGCGCATTGATAGTCAGACCATTCACGGTAAGGTTCCGGTTGGCGTGGCGAAGGTCGCAAAGCGTTACAACAAACCGGTTATCGGCATTGCCGGTAGCCTGACGGCGGATGTCGGTGTGGTCCACGAGCATGGGCTGGATGCGGTTTTCAGTGTCATCTATACCATCTGTACCCTGGATGAGGCGCTAAAGAACGCGAGCGACAACGTACGAATGACGGCGCGAAACGTGGCCGCAACGCTTAAAGCCGGGCAGCAATTACGCTGA
- a CDS encoding enolase C-terminal domain-like protein — MTTQSSPVITDMKVIPVAGHDSMLLNIGGAHNAYFTRNIVVLTDNAGNTGVGEAPGGEVIYQTLVDAIPMVLGQEVARLNKVVQQVHKGNQAADFDTFGKGAWTFELRVNAVAALEAALLDLLGKALNVPVCELLGPGKQRDAVTVLGYLFYVGDRTKTELPYLESTPGNHEWYHLRHQQAMNSEAVVRLAQASQDRYGFKDFKLKGGVLPGEQEIDTVRALKKCFPDARITVDPNGAWLLDEAISLCKGLNDVLTYAEDPCGAEQGFSGREVMAEFRRATGLPVATNMIATNWREMGHAVMLNSVDIPLADPHFWTLSGAVRVAQLCDDWGLTWGCHSNNHFDISLAMFTHVGAAAPGNPTAIDTHWIWQEGDCRLTKNPLEIKNGKIAVPDAPGLGVELDWDQVNKTHEAYKRLPGGARNDAGPMQYLIPGWTFDRKRPVFGRH, encoded by the coding sequence ATGACAACACAATCGAGTCCCGTTATTACCGATATGAAGGTCATCCCGGTGGCCGGTCATGACAGCATGCTGCTCAATATTGGCGGTGCGCACAATGCATATTTCACCCGCAATATTGTGGTTCTTACCGATAACGCCGGCAATACCGGCGTCGGTGAAGCGCCGGGCGGCGAGGTGATTTATCAGACGCTGGTTGACGCTATCCCGATGGTATTGGGTCAGGAAGTTGCGCGCCTGAATAAGGTGGTACAGCAGGTGCATAAAGGCAACCAGGCCGCTGATTTTGACACCTTCGGCAAAGGCGCCTGGACCTTTGAACTGCGGGTCAATGCGGTAGCGGCGCTGGAAGCGGCGCTGCTCGACCTGCTGGGTAAGGCGCTGAACGTGCCGGTTTGTGAACTGTTAGGGCCGGGCAAGCAGCGCGATGCGGTCACCGTACTCGGCTATCTGTTCTACGTGGGCGATCGCACAAAGACCGAGTTACCGTATCTGGAAAGCACGCCGGGAAACCATGAGTGGTATCACCTGCGTCACCAGCAAGCGATGAACAGTGAGGCGGTGGTACGTCTGGCTCAGGCTTCGCAGGATCGCTACGGCTTTAAAGATTTCAAACTCAAAGGTGGTGTACTGCCTGGCGAGCAGGAAATCGACACCGTTCGTGCGCTGAAAAAATGCTTCCCGGATGCGCGTATTACGGTTGATCCCAACGGTGCCTGGTTGCTGGATGAAGCCATCTCCCTGTGTAAAGGGCTGAACGATGTTCTGACCTACGCCGAAGATCCATGCGGCGCTGAACAGGGTTTTTCTGGCCGCGAAGTGATGGCCGAGTTCCGCCGTGCAACCGGTCTACCGGTAGCAACCAACATGATAGCCACCAACTGGCGTGAAATGGGCCATGCGGTGATGCTGAACTCAGTAGATATTCCGCTGGCCGATCCGCACTTCTGGACCCTTTCCGGCGCGGTACGCGTGGCACAGTTATGCGATGACTGGGGACTGACCTGGGGCTGCCACTCTAACAATCATTTTGATATTTCGCTGGCGATGTTCACCCACGTTGGCGCCGCTGCGCCGGGCAACCCGACGGCTATCGACACCCACTGGATCTGGCAGGAGGGCGATTGCCGTCTGACCAAAAATCCGCTGGAGATTAAGAACGGGAAAATTGCTGTTCCTGACGCGCCTGGACTGGGCGTAGAGCTGGACTGGGATCAGGTTAACAAGACTCATGAAGCCTACAAGAGACTGCCCGGCGGCGCGCGTAATGACGCAGGCCCAATGCAGTATCTGATCCCCGGATGGACTTTTGACCGTAAACGTCCCGTTTTCGGCCGCCACTAA